Below is a window of Dictyostelium discoideum AX4 chromosome 1 chromosome, whole genome shotgun sequence DNA.
taattttaaattttaaattattattattttttttttattttaattatttttttttttaaaatttatttattataatgataatattttttttaatgttttttttctttttttgggATTTCAGTACCCATAGTACCACGATGAAGTTTTTGAATGACTTCACCAGAGATTGTAGAATCAATGATTGAGGAGACATCATCAGGAGTTACATAACCATACCAGTTACCTGGTGGGAAAACCAAAACGTTACCAGCATATTTATGACCACCGACATGAGAGGTACCAAATActtgaatttctttttccaaAGATCTTTCTTTAATTTGATCTCTTAATTGATCGACTAAAATTGGACCACAATAACCACAACGTTGATCTTTTTGTTTATGAGTACAAATAAAGATATATTTTCCACTCAATTGTTCAACTTGAATTTCCATTGGGAATGTTGAAAGATCAATAGTATCATTATCTTGGAAATAGGTTAAAACTTTTTCCATAGTGTTTGGAGTTAATCCAACCAATTTAACCATTTCTGGGAAAATGATTACATCTAAGCTATCCTTATTCAATGGTTGAATATCTGTTGCATTGATAATTTGATTCTTTCTTGGATTATTTTCATACTTTTTCATTACTTGTTGAAAACTTTCTAAAAGTGGTGTAGCACTATATAATTTAGCTGGCCATTCTTCACTTGGAATACCagtacaaataaaataatgtcTATGATATGTCGAAATAGAATTATTTGGTGTTTCTCTATTTGAATCTACCATTTCTggtcttttttaattttaaaaaataaaaaaaaaataaaataaaataaaataaaaaaaaaatgttaataaatttataaattttattttatttaatttaatttattatttttaaaaaacttaccTGCAAAAGCCACATTTTGCGATTAATTCTTCAATATCTAAtatttgtggttgttgtcTTTGACCTTTATTAACATTTGAATTAGTTGATGGTTCTGGAgctggtgttggtgttggtgttgattttGTAGTTGGAGTATTATTTTCTTGGACgttaaatgatgataaattatgattattatttgaataatatcTAAATAAAAAGGTAGTCACTGCAACTGAAAAACCAATAGTAGCAGCAAGagttaaaatctttaaattttctctactcattttttttttctgtttttttttttttaatttacaaaataataataatacaataatatttaatttatttcgaattggaattaaatttttaatttaaaaaaaaaaaaaaaaaaaatgaaaaatgaaaaaacaaaaaaaaaaaaaaaaataaaaaaaaatagaaaaaaaaaacaataatgaaaatattattattattatttttttaaaattatggATATTTaagtaaaaattattattttgattaaatacTAACATTTTGATATAGgttgaaataaaattgacTTGTTATGACAATAATTATTAGCTAGTAACGAGCTTACaatttttgttttagaaaattttgaaacaaatgaaatcattttttaaaaaaaagtgaaaatgaaaaataaaaaaaaaaaagaaacgtttttaaaaaaaaaaaaaataaaaataaaaataaaaaaaaaaataaaaaaaaaatataaaatcaacACACGAATTCAGGTCACTAATTTGTCAATAAACTATGATCATATAATTTGTTAGGATGtacaaaaatttaaaaaaaaaaaaacgtttCTCTTAAAGTTCTACGGAACGTTTGGAAGAAAAATCATATCTTCTgaaatcacaaaaaaaaaaaaaaataacgtttttttaaaaaaaaaaaataaaaataaaaataaaaataaaaatactttttcatTTCCCATCACATCTTGTTATTCAAAGATtccattatttgaaaatttaaattcaagatttttacttttttaaaaaaattgtttagaaaaaaaaaaaaaaaaaaaaaaatttaattaattatctaatatatttattataatttttttaaaatatattggtaataaataatttttaattggaattaaaattgtaaGAAATAATGGAAAGAATATTGTTAAATAAGGGTTTGGATAAAATGAGATAAAGCAAAATATAAGTAAACAAATGATTTGAAAAGTAGTGAATTTATGAATTTCCAATTTTGTACAATATCTAAtcatatttgaatttggtagAAAAGTATTATcagttattaataataatattctaTACCAAAATTGATTACCAACTGTTGCTTTCACACctaaaaagaagaaaacaCCATATAAAACTGGAATTggaatataaattaaaatatttgaaaccaaaaatatacaaatgaaaattaaaagatgagAAAAGAAACCAGATGCACGAGTTTCTTGAACTGAAATGAAAATTTCTTTAGTTTCACCTGTTGAAGTATCGGTGAATGATTCAATTGTAGCCAATGCTCTAACATGTAATGATGAATGTGGCAATGCTCCATGAAGCCATGGTAAACCAAGGAATGATAATactatattaataaatgcaACTATTAAAAGATCCAAATGGACACCACTccatttctttaaattatgTGATGGTGTCGTAGCTAATGAGCATGAAATATTCTGATCTACAAAGTatagtaatgataataagAAACCCAATGCCAAAGCTAAAAAATAAGCCCATACCGGtaacattttaatttcagtatttaataaatcatctAAACCATGTGAAAAATGCTCATCCTCCAGTGGTAAAAACACTGTCCAACGAATAGCAGATGATATTAAAACTCCTAAAAATAAAGCATAatctgaaattaaatttctaaatacaccattgaaatattttgtttgattaaaatttgaaagttTAAAACAAATCCAAAGTGTACATAATGAAATTAGTAATGTGAAAACTGGTGTTTGATTTGTAAGTTGACAATTATTATCACAACTATAAAGATTATCAATGAATAGAACTACTATTGGTTTTATACCATCATATAAGAATGCAATGGTAATAAAGATTGCAAATGTCTCTTCAATGAATCTTGATGAATATTTCATTAATCTACTTGCACCActaattgaataaattattaagaaAAACCCATTAAACAATCCAATCATTGAatataatgaataaaaatcTAATCCATTCtcaattgatattgaataagttatttttataaaaattgcCAATGGTGctgttgataataaaatcacCATTGGTTGACCTGATAATAATGCAAATATCATACCACCAATTCCTTGAGCTATTATAGTTTTTGAAACTCCAAGTAATCCTTCagtatttgaataatttaaaacaccAAATGCAATAGATGGTAATAAAAttgcaaaaaataaaaataccgTTGTTGATAATGTTTTTTGAAAACTTTTCCAATCTTTTAATCCATCTTTCCAATctgatttataaatttcaaaatcatatctatatttaatatcattaattaaatatttaaaattaagttttgaattttctttattattaatattagtatcatcattaatatcatcatcatcatcatcattatcataattTTCATGATCTAATCCATTTGAAACACTTTCAAGTGGTTTTAAAGATTCATTGTTTTGttctttataattattattattctttattggcggaattaattttctttcaaattgattttcattatcattttcaatattatttaaaaatgtaacAAATGATTCGATAACTTCTTGTTTATTTCTTGCTTGATGTAATTGATATTGAACTGATGGGTAAGAAATTgctgatgaaaatgattttgcAATCTCTTCACTTGATTTactttgttgaatttgtgtTGGTccaacaattaatattaaatattctaaattatttttattattattattattattttcattattattattattattatttaatctataaaaacaatatgcattttcttttatattatCTAGTGAACAccataatattaaatatttttcaattttaatatattcttttaaactatttttattatcattattaaatatatttgttttaaaaatatccctattattaatttgatttttatttttattttttataaaatcattaattacattatcatataaaaaatatacaatatcaacaagagattgttgttgttgttcgtTTGATTCTTGTTCAAAAAAGTATAAACAATCTTTTGATTGTTCTAAATCTAATTTTGACCTAGTATCTAACTTCCAATTGATTGGTGAatgttgaatattttttttttccaccaacattttctaatgattttttttttttttattcctaTTTTgtatatctatttttaaaaaaaaaaaaaataaaaaaataaattttaaaatggtGGGTAAAAAATTTGTCAAAAGTGTCAatactaaaaaataataaaaaaaaataaaaaaaatcattttgagattcgttttttaatttttagttgtctaaaaaaaaaaataaaaaaaaataaaaaaataaaaaaatattatgcCAAATTTCCTCGTTTATTGTccgaaaatgaaaaattgtttaatttatattttttttggtggttaaatgtttatgttttttaataaattaaaaaaaaaaaaaaaaaaaaaaaaaaaaaaaaaaagaataataattggtaaaaaaataaaaaaaaaaaagtaggaTAAAATGTTTGTGGTGTTTAataacactttttttttttttttttattttacactcaatttttttaaaaattaaaattttaagcACGTTCACCTCTGATACGTCTTGCTAATTGAATATCTTTAACCATGATAGTAACACGTTTGGCATGAATTGCACATAAATTAGTATCTTCAAATAGACCGACCAAGTATGCTTCAGTTGCTTCTTGGAGAGCTTCAATTGCAGCAGCTTGGAAACGAAGATCAGTTTTAAATTCTTGTGCTATTTCTCTTACTAAACGTTGAAATGGtaactttttaattaaaagatcAGATGATTTTTGATATCTACGGATTTCTCTAAGTGCAACAGTACCTGGTCTGAAACGATGGGTCTTCTTTAAAACTTCATTAACAGGTTTACTTGgaaatgatgattttgaacTTAAATGTTTTCTTGGAACTTTAGCACCTGTTGATTTTCTAGCTGTTTGTTTTGTACGGGCCActgtaaattaaataaaaataataaattagtaatcttttttaaaataatttctttttttttttttttttttttgattttactttttaaaacttaaagatggaaatttaaatcaaataatttgaatGAGTGTAGGATTGGTGTGTGtggataattaaaaaaaaaaatattattatttatattgaatATGGGTGttagattttattattaaaaatttggaaattaaaaaaatagggaaaaaaaatagttttttaaatatttccttttttattaattcaagattgttttgaaaaaaaaaaataatatataaaattataataattaaaaataaaataaacattactattttgaaattgaaaaataaaatctataaaaataactttagagaatttaattattattaatatttttgattttaaaaataaaaatataattaaagaaatcaaatagaaatgaaattaaacaaaaaaataaaaagagatAGATATCCAATCAAAAGtttttgaaaagaaattgGTTTTTTGTGTGGTGTTAAAAAACACCTTTGGAGTGGTTACACTCTATTtggttcaattgaaatttgtaataattttaagcACGTTCACCTCTGATACGTCTGGCTAATTGAATATCCTTAACCATGATAGTGACACGTTTAGCGTGGATGGCACATAAATTGGTATCTTCAAAGAGACCAACCAAGTAAGCTTCTGAGGCTTCTTGAAGAGCTTGGATGGCAGCAGCTTGGAAACGAAGATCGGTTTTGAATTCTTGTGCGATTTCTCTAACTAAACGTTGGAATGGTAACTTCTTGATTAAGAGTTCAGATGACTTTTGGTATCTACGGATTTCTCTAAGTGCGACAGTACCTGGTCTGAAACGATGGGTCTTCTTTAAACCTTGGGTTGATGGAAAAGATTTTTGAGAAGATTTGTTACCCAAATGTTTTCTTGGTACTTTAGCACCAGTTGATTTTCTAGCGGTTTGTTTTGTACGGGCCactataaatattttaaaattttttaatattagtatacatattttattttataacactcatttgtttttttttttattattattgaattattgattatttaattttattttattattgttttttattgttttttttttttttaattcttactcttaaattaaaattgagaatgtgaaatatataatataaaggaaataattattttcaatcgAGTGTAGTGTAAGTTTTTTTGTTAtgaatgataaaaatttcaaattttttttttatatggcGTGGAGCCGTTGAATTTCATAGGtgatgttaatttttttgcatataaaaatttttttttttttgatttttaccTTTCAAACtgttttcaaatttttaaaaaaataaaaaaaaaaaatttggcgCCCTGATATTTTAAAcacaatttgaaaatgtgAAAGTAActgtttaaatttttttttttttaaaaaaaaatccttaAATGGttattttgaatatatttttaattttcattcattttctttgaaaaaaataaataaaaccaaaaataaataaaagaaatgaaatgaaattttatttattgttttttccaaactcaataattatttcttaaaaagttaattgttattcaataatttaaatttaaagttaaaataatcttttatttttatttttatttttttttatttttttttattttttgttgtttagATAAAGAGTAGTTTTGATTTCCTAAATTACTTAAAATTTGGGAGTGGGGTAGTAAAAgttcttttaatttgataTGGTTGGaatgtttgttgttgttgctgttgttgttgtgtgtTATGTTGAatatgaatttgttgttgagtaTTTATACTAttagtagtattattattactactactactacaactatTAACACTGTTATTACAATTGAGAGAAAGATTACTAATTTGatgttgtaattgattttgttgttgttgttgtaattgttgattcaTGATATTGATTCTACTTTGAGTTTCAAAGTTTTCTTTATCTAATAAAAGTTTCTCTCTTTGATTAATTTGTTGTTCTCTCAAGAGTAAATGTTGTTCTTTAACTTGGAGATCTCTTTCAATATctgataatttcttttctttaatCTTTAAATCTTCATCCATTTGTTTTAAACCTTGATAATagatatttaattttctttctttaactttaaatgaaataaaagaatatcctaataattcatttacaTTTGGTCTTGATTttggctttttttttttaaaaaaaaaaaaaaaaaaaattgagacATGATTAATAAAAAGGATATAttaagtaaataaaaaaaaaaaaataatattaataataatttacttaCATCAACATTAATCATTAAAGAGATAACTTTTGAAAGATGTTCAGAATATTGTGATGGAATTGGGTTATATCTACCAACTTGAATTTTACTTGTTAATTGAGCTTGATTTGTTGCTTCAAATGGTGGTGATAATGTTGCCATTTCATAAATTAAACAACCAACTGACCAAACATCTGATCTTTCATTATATTTAAGTCCATGAATTTGTTCctatgataatgataaaaaaaaaaaaataataataattataaaattagaattgatttttaaaataataataataaaaaaaaaaaaaaaaaaaaaaaaaaaaaaaaaaaaaaaaaaaaaaaaatacatatatatacTTACAGGACTCATATAATATGGAGTACCAACAAAAGTATGAGCATAAAgtgattcatttaaaattttagctaaaccaaaatcacccaatttaatatttttattttcatctaaaaataaattacctGGTTTAATATCTCTATGTAAAATTACACCATCTTTTCTATTATGAATTTCTTGAAGTGCTGATAAAATTTGAAGTAATGTTCTCCAAATTACTTCTTCATCCATATATgttctaaaataaataaaaaaaaataaaaaaaaaaaaaaagaaataaaaataaaaaataattaataaatttaatttaatttaatttaaatattaaaatattaaaaatttttattatcatacCTTTCATTTctacattttttaataagtTGTGATAAATCACCACCAGAACAATGTTCCATGATAATATATAATCTTGAAGATGGTTTATCAATGATTCTGTCATAATATCTAACAATATTttgatgttttaatttttgaaggATATTAACTTCATTCACTAATAAttgtttctctttttcttgcATATTTTCATAACAAATTTCTTTCCAAACTAAAACTCTTCCATCTTCTTTTCTTTTGATCTTTGAAACAACACCAAATGACCCTTTTCCTAATGCACCTAATATTTCATATTGATccataataaaattttaatttttattatatttttattttttttatttttatatttttattttattttgattaattaatttatttatttatttaaatatttgagtgccaaaaaaaaaaaaaaaaaaaaaagaatgaaaaaaaaaaaaaaaaaaaaaagcaatataaaaaattgacaataaaattattttttttttttaaaaaaaaaggggggaAAAATCACTGTTTTTGGTCGTTTTTAATccaatatctttttaaaaaaaatatcaatctATAAACTATCGATTcccattttgtttttatatatatatattttttcctttttttttttttttttttttttctttctttctttctttctttcttttttttaacttaaATGGTAAtgcaataaaaaaagaaaattaaaccaaattctcattttttttttttttttttttttttaatattaaatttttataaaaaaaaacaacaaaaataaatttatttattttattatcattatttacaatactggttaaaaaaaaaaaaaaaaaaaaaaatcctctTTGGTTAAACAGAAATgttaactaaaaaaaaaaaaaaaaaaaaaaaaaaacggtaaattgttttttttattgaccaatttatttattatttttaaatactaaattatttatttatttatttatttttatttctaattaatttacattaaaatttatttaatttaaaaatagaaaaaaaaaaacaaattaaaaaaaaaaataaaaaaataaaaaaaaaaaaataaaaaaaaaaataaaaaaaaaaaaaattatgtgATTGATTGTAacaaaatatgaaaaaatttcaaaaaaatgaaaaatttatgaaaaaaagcCGCATGCGTTTgacaaaaatttttttttttttttttgtcagtTTTCGATAATTTAGCTCACTACATAAAATGGAAAAGTATGTCATTTATTACATTGAGATATCATGTATctctattattttcatcatttatcCATGTCAATCCATTATCAATCTTATCAATCTTTATCAATCTTTATCAAACCTTAAACtaacattatttattttttaggaTTTACTCAAAAGGTGTCGTTTTAGGTTACAGAAGGTAAGTGGATATAATTATAGgttatgaaataaaatatcaatcccaatcaaattataaagaCAACAAAACAAAAGCAAAAGAGGATAGAGGAGAGAGCTTATAGAAAAGAGAAAAGAGAGAGAGGATTTTACAAAGAGGAGGGAGAGAGGATTGATTATAGAAAGTAAAGAGAGAGGATATTAATTCAAacctacttttttttatattagaTCACAAGCTACTCAATACCCAAACATCAGTTTAATCAAAATTGAAGGTGTTGTCTCACGTGAAGATTCAACTTTTTATTTAGGTAAAAAAGTCTGTTTAGTCAGCAAAGTTTCCAAATCAGCCAAAAACCCAACTGGTCACAAAATTTCATGGGGTAAGATTTGCAAAACCCACGGTAGTTCAGGTGTTGTCCAAGCTCGTTTCGCCAGAAACCTCCCACCAAAAGCTATGGGTGCCCCAGTCAGAGTTATGTTATACCCATCAAACATctaaataaatctttaaaacgaaaaaaaaaattatttgaaaaaaacaCCTTTAtctatctcttttttttttacagatAAATTTATactattcaattttatttataatttttttttgttatggtttttaaaaattatctataaatgtatatataaatattttattttaaaaattgtctatatgatatatttatatagttAATTCCATTTGTAAATTCCGATTTCTTTAATCaccattaataaattaatttagtaATTTGTAAAGTATAAATGTAATGGTTGGAatgtattaaatatttttttat
It encodes the following:
- a CDS encoding hypothetical protein (Q8NBS3 Sodium bicarbonate transporter-like protein 11 (Bicarbonate transporter-related protein-1)), with amino-acid sequence MLVEKKNIQHSPINWKLDTRSKLDLEQSKDCLYFFEQESNEQQQQSLVDIVYFLYDNVINDFIKNKNKNQINNRDIFKTNIFNNDNKNSLKEYIKIEKYLILWCSLDNIKENAYCFYRLNNNNNNNENNNNNNKNNLEYLILIVGPTQIQQSKSSEEIAKSFSSAISYPSVQYQLHQARNKQEVIESFVTFLNNIENDNENQFERKLIPPIKNNNNYKEQNNESLKPLESVSNGLDHENYDNDDDDDDINDDTNINNKENSKLNFKYLINDIKYRYDFEIYKSDWKDGLKDWKSFQKTLSTTVFLFFAILLPSIAFGVLNYSNTEGLLGVSKTIIAQGIGGMIFALLSGQPMVILLSTAPLAIFIKITYSISIENGLDFYSLYSMIGLFNGFFLIIYSISGASRLMKYSSRFIEETFAIFITIAFLYDGIKPIVVLFIDNLYSCDNNCQLTNQTPVFTLLISLCTLWICFKLSNFNQTKYFNGVFRNLISDYALFLGVLISSAIRWTVFLPLEDEHFSHGLDDLLNTEIKMLPVWAYFLALALGFLLSLLYFVDQNISCSLATTPSHNLKKWSGVHLDLLIVAFINIVLSFLGLPWLHGALPHSSLHVRALATIESFTDTSTGETKEIFISVQETRASGFFSHLLIFICIFLVSNILIYIPIPVLYGVFFFLGVKATVGNQFWYRILLLITDNTFLPNSNMIRYCTKLEIHKFTTFQIICLLIFCFISFYPNPYLTIFFPLFLTILIPIKNYLLPIYFKKIIINILDN
- the rpl35a gene encoding S60 ribosomal protein L35a: MEKIYSKGVVLGYRRSQATQYPNISLIKIEGVVSREDSTFYLGKKVCLVSKVSKSAKNPTGHKISWGKICKTHGSSGVVQARFARNLPPKAMGAPVRVMLYPSNI
- a CDS encoding sucraseferredoxin-like family protein, with translation MSRENLKILTLAATIGFSVAVTTFLFRYYSNNNHNLSSFNVQENNTPTTKSTPTPTPAPEPSTNSNVNKGQRQQPQILDIEELIAKCGFCRPEMVDSNRETPNNSISTYHRHYFICTGIPSEEWPAKLYSATPLLESFQQVMKKYENNPRKNQIINATDIQPLNKDSLDVIIFPEMVKLVGLTPNTMEKVLTYFQDNDTIDLSTFPMEIQVEQLSGKYIFICTHKQKDQRCGYCGPILVDQLRDQIKERSLEKEIQVFGTSHVGGHKYAGNVLVFPPGNWYGYVTPDDVSSIIDSTISGEVIQKLHRGTMGTEIPKKEKKH
- the nek2 gene encoding NEK family protein kinase is translated as MDQYEILGALGKGSFGVVSKIKRKEDGRVLVWKEICYENMQEKEKQLLVNEVNILQKLKHQNIVRYYDRIIDKPSSRLYIIMEHCSGGDLSQLIKKCRNERTYMDEEVIWRTLLQILSALQEIHNRKDGVILHRDIKPGNLFLDENKNIKLGDFGLAKILNESLYAHTFVGTPYYMSPEQIHGLKYNERSDVWSVGCLIYEMATLSPPFEATNQAQLTSKIQVGRYNPIPSQYSEHLSKVISLMINVDPKSRPNVNELLGYSFISFKVKERKLNIYYQGLKQMDEDLKIKEKKLSDIERDLQVKEQHLLLREQQINQREKLLLDKENFETQSRINIMNQQLQQQQQNQLQHQISNLSLNCNNSVNSCSSSSNNNTTNSINTQQQIHIQHNTQQQQQQQQTFQPYQIKRTFTTPLPNFK
- the H3b gene encoding histone H3, giving the protein MARTKQTARKSTGAKVPRKHLGNKSSQKSFPSTQGLKKTHRFRPGTVALREIRRYQKSSELLIKKLPFQRLVREIAQEFKTDLRFQAAAIQALQEASEAYLVGLFEDTNLCAIHAKRVTIMVKDIQLARRIRGERA
- the H3c gene encoding histone H3, with the translated sequence MARTKQTARKSTGAKVPRKHLSSKSSFPSKPVNEVLKKTHRFRPGTVALREIRRYQKSSDLLIKKLPFQRLVREIAQEFKTDLRFQAAAIEALQEATEAYLVGLFEDTNLCAIHAKRVTIMVKDIQLARRIRGERA